One window of Polyangiaceae bacterium genomic DNA carries:
- a CDS encoding 3-hydroxyacyl-CoA dehydrogenase family protein gives MSDVREVWSVAVLGAGTMGMGIAQLCATRGITTRLFDVQHAQLERADSGIKKQLARAVEKGRMSEGDSKEVLGRITRTENLEEAVADAELVIEAIPEQMDLKVEIFRSVISSTGENTLLGSNTSSLSLTELGKRLGEAERVVGLHFFNPPPVMPLLEIVRGLSTSEASVERALAFARQLEKEPIVVNDFPGFASSRLGVALGAEAIRMLESGVASAVDIDRAMELGYRHPMGPLKLTDLVGLDVRLAILEHLHRELGEQFRPPALLRQMVRAGRTGRKAGIGFYRWTDEGPVPA, from the coding sequence ATGAGCGACGTACGTGAAGTCTGGAGCGTGGCGGTGCTGGGCGCCGGCACGATGGGCATGGGGATAGCGCAGCTGTGCGCCACGCGCGGGATCACCACCCGCTTGTTCGACGTCCAACACGCGCAGCTCGAGCGCGCCGACTCCGGGATCAAAAAGCAGCTCGCTCGCGCCGTGGAGAAGGGGCGCATGAGCGAAGGCGACTCGAAAGAAGTCCTCGGGCGCATCACGCGTACCGAAAACCTCGAGGAGGCAGTCGCCGACGCCGAGCTGGTGATCGAGGCGATCCCGGAACAGATGGATCTCAAAGTAGAAATTTTCCGCTCGGTAATTTCCAGCACGGGGGAGAACACACTGCTCGGCTCCAACACCTCGAGCCTTTCATTGACGGAGCTTGGCAAGCGCCTGGGCGAAGCGGAGCGAGTGGTCGGACTACACTTCTTCAATCCGCCGCCCGTCATGCCCCTGCTGGAGATCGTGCGCGGGCTCTCCACGAGCGAAGCCAGCGTCGAGCGCGCCCTCGCGTTCGCACGTCAACTCGAGAAGGAGCCGATCGTCGTCAACGACTTCCCGGGCTTCGCCTCGAGCCGCCTCGGTGTGGCGCTCGGCGCGGAAGCGATTCGCATGCTGGAGAGCGGCGTCGCATCAGCCGTGGACATCGATCGTGCGATGGAACTCGGCTACCGACACCCGATGGGCCCGCTCAAGCTCACGGATCTCGTAGGACTCGACGTACGCCTAGCGATCCTGGAGCACCTGCATCGAGAGCTCGGCGAACAGTTCCGTCCTCCGGCGCTGTTGCGCCAAATGGTGCGCGCCGGTCGCACCGGAAGGAAGGCCGGCATCGGCTTCTATCGCTGGACGGATGAAGGTCCCGTGCCTGCCTGA
- a CDS encoding WD40 repeat domain-containing protein yields the protein MSEALPMYSRAASKLATFIALACVGCGASSAPAHEPNTPNIESAGKSAHPIALALDGAHPERIKLRWQEEIGGRGVAVAVERKSARVAAVVEGSPVKLYDYWSGKSAGVSATCTDVLRGGVYLLDGKLIVVCASRLELYQVKGMKELPAPTLAESPATAATLVWPWLAVGHHDGVIRLYNLQDDKRLEIAVPGPPIDVKSLALSKDGSTLAVAWVQGSIWWWKVSEPEVPHPLTRYESESDALTFDSTGQWLAEEGEKSLTSVWSFEGEPSRRYQRKHGAWIKRMHFTRDGKWLLRGGSHGVDLVEVAGEHTLSLAAGLVEDVALDPDQTSVAAVDRKGRLSLWLSKP from the coding sequence ATGAGCGAAGCGCTTCCGATGTACTCAAGAGCCGCAAGCAAGCTCGCCACTTTCATCGCCCTTGCGTGCGTCGGCTGCGGTGCGAGCAGCGCACCCGCTCACGAACCGAACACGCCGAACATTGAATCCGCAGGGAAATCAGCGCACCCCATAGCGTTGGCGTTGGACGGCGCTCACCCGGAGCGCATCAAGCTACGCTGGCAGGAGGAGATCGGTGGGCGGGGCGTAGCCGTGGCAGTGGAGCGCAAGAGCGCCCGCGTGGCCGCGGTGGTGGAGGGCAGCCCGGTGAAGCTGTACGACTACTGGTCCGGCAAGAGCGCTGGTGTCTCCGCCACTTGCACCGATGTGCTACGGGGTGGGGTCTACTTGCTCGATGGCAAGCTGATCGTGGTGTGCGCGAGTCGCCTCGAGCTGTACCAAGTGAAGGGCATGAAGGAGCTCCCGGCGCCTACGCTTGCGGAGAGCCCAGCGACCGCAGCCACTCTGGTCTGGCCCTGGCTCGCGGTCGGCCACCACGACGGGGTGATCCGCCTCTACAACCTGCAGGACGACAAGCGCCTCGAAATCGCCGTTCCCGGTCCCCCAATTGACGTGAAGAGCCTCGCCCTCAGCAAGGACGGCAGCACGTTGGCGGTGGCCTGGGTGCAAGGCTCGATTTGGTGGTGGAAAGTGTCCGAGCCGGAGGTCCCTCACCCCCTAACCCGCTACGAGAGCGAAAGCGATGCCCTGACGTTTGATTCCACGGGGCAATGGCTGGCTGAGGAAGGGGAAAAGTCGCTGACCAGCGTTTGGTCCTTCGAGGGCGAGCCGAGTCGCCGCTACCAGCGCAAGCACGGCGCCTGGATCAAGCGCATGCATTTCACGCGGGACGGCAAGTGGCTATTGCGGGGCGGGTCCCACGGAGTGGATCTGGTCGAGGTTGCTGGAGAGCACACGCTGAGCCTCGCCGCTGGTCTGGTGGAAGACGTGGCCCTGGACCCCGATCAAACGAGTGTGGCCGCCGTGGATCGCAAAGGTCGACTCAGCCTCTGGCTCTCGAAGCCCTAG
- a CDS encoding alpha/beta hydrolase, which produces MQAQPKNDPSTRLTTRVFDLPSLSLHSLHVPSNQTDAEVVICLHGFPDIPRGWTPLLEELSGAGFAGYAPWLRGYAPSSIRGPYDLERLADDVLELADALSPERPVSLVGHDWGALITYLAIARAPERFRRAVTLAVPHPLAFLRGANLRQLRRSWYMLFFQTRFLPERILPKDDFKFIDRLWEVWSPTFEPPGDYLAELKSCLEQSLPAPIEYYRALPKAIRDLPRVGGQTKDIRVPLLYLHGVQDGCVGWQLMQGQERFFSAEHQSELLGGVGHFLQLENPRAVNARILDWLRC; this is translated from the coding sequence ATGCAAGCACAGCCGAAGAATGACCCGAGCACCCGGCTGACCACACGGGTCTTCGACCTGCCCTCGCTCTCCTTGCACTCGCTGCATGTGCCAAGCAACCAAACGGACGCAGAGGTCGTGATCTGCCTGCATGGCTTCCCGGACATCCCCCGCGGCTGGACACCCCTGCTCGAGGAGCTGAGCGGGGCCGGCTTTGCTGGCTACGCCCCTTGGCTCCGAGGCTACGCGCCAAGCTCCATTCGTGGCCCGTATGACCTCGAGCGACTCGCGGATGACGTGCTCGAGCTGGCAGACGCCCTGAGTCCGGAGCGCCCCGTCAGCCTGGTCGGCCATGACTGGGGCGCGCTGATCACCTATCTGGCCATCGCGCGAGCTCCTGAACGATTTCGCCGCGCAGTAACCCTAGCAGTCCCGCATCCACTGGCGTTCTTGCGAGGAGCGAACCTGCGCCAGCTGCGGCGCTCCTGGTACATGCTGTTCTTCCAGACTCGCTTCCTACCTGAGCGCATCCTTCCCAAGGACGACTTCAAGTTCATCGATCGCCTATGGGAGGTCTGGTCGCCAACGTTCGAGCCCCCCGGGGATTACCTCGCGGAACTTAAATCTTGCTTGGAGCAGAGCCTCCCGGCTCCCATCGAGTACTACCGCGCCTTGCCTAAGGCCATACGCGACCTGCCCCGCGTCGGTGGTCAAACGAAGGACATTCGGGTGCCGCTCCTGTATTTGCATGGCGTCCAGGACGGCTGCGTCGGCTGGCAGCTCATGCAGGGGCAAGAACGCTTCTTTTCCGCGGAGCACCAGAGTGAGCTGCTCGGCGGTGTTGGGCATTTTCTCCAGCTGGAGAATCCACGCGCGGTAAACGCACGCATCCTCGACTGGCTGCGCTGCTAG